The genome window ATCCACGATGTGCGTCGCCCCTGCGCCAGCGGTTACTGCAATGCTGATCGCGCCCCAGCCGGATTTGTTGGCCCGGATTTCATAAATTCCCGGATCCAGGTTGAGGCTGTACTGGCCGTTGGCGTCACTGAACACCCTGGCGAATTCGTTACGTGTAGCCGGATCCAGGGCCCTGACCCGCACCCCTTGTTCCGGTGTACCAGATGTGTTGAACGTGGTCCCGGTCACCAGTGCCAATGCCCCGGACGCGGCACCCTGAGAAACATCGATAACTGTGGAATCAACCGTGATGACGGTTGAATCGGCGCTGACGGGCTGTCCGGCAGCGCGAACGGATCTGCCTGAAAGCAAGCCAGGCACCAGCAGCACAAAATCGGCAACAAACGTGGCCGCGGTCCCCAGGAGGAACGATCGCCTTCCTCGATTAAAACGCATAAATCCAACTCCCCCATCATTCTTGTATTTTTTCGGGAATCAGGGTGGTGGCTCGGTGCACGAGCACACGCTTGAGCACAACGAAGTTCCCGCCGGGCAAGGACTGAAAGTAGTCTATCAGGTACACCATGGCAAGCAACTATGCCGGGTGCGGGTGGTATCTCCCGACTATGTTGATTCTCAGCCTTTTTCTGAACAATGATTACCTGCAGGAGCGACCAACTGGTCACTCCTGCAGGATCCTCATACTATTATAAGCTTATTGCTAGTCGTCGTCTTCGTCATCATCACCCTGAGGTACGATCTGCAGGGTCTTCAGGAATGCCACAACGGCTTTCTGATCGTCAACAGAGCTTGCCTCGAAGGCATCGCGCGAGGCACGACCTTCGCCACCGTGAAGCAGAATAGCCTCAGTGATTGTAGTAACGTCACCGCGGTGACCATAGGGATCGGTATTACCGACGTCCCACAGCTTGCGGGTCAGGAAGTACTCGGTGCCCGGCTTGCCTTCGAAGGCGTCATCCGGACGTCCTTGCGCGAGTTCCTCGTTGCAGAACCAGCGGATGGCGCCCGGACCTGGATCGTCACACAGGTTGTGACGTTTCATGTCGGTATAGGCACGGATAATGGCCGTGCCGTTGCGGCCCTTCTTCAGGCGTGGCTTGTCACCGTCTTTGGTCATGTCGAAGGAATAATCGGGGCAACCGTCAGCCGCGCCTGCACAGGTGCCCGGCGGGTTGAACGGGTTGGGTTCGACAAAGTCACGACTGCTCAATGCCATTTCCGGTACGTGACAGGATGTGCAACCGACGTCGTCGAAGATTTTCTCACCCTTCCTGACCTGCTTACGTGCTGCCTTGCCCCTGGGCTTCACCTGCACCGGCGTGGACAGTTGGGCCTGCCAGATCGAGATCGCAGTCTGGTCACCGATGGTCAGCTCGCGCTCGTAACCGTCGTTATCGTAGTCCGGATCGAAGCCCTTGGCCGGGTTCAGATCGAAGCGCTCTTCGGCCTGCATGCCGTGGTG of Thiogranum longum contains these proteins:
- a CDS encoding di-heme oxidoredictase family protein; this encodes MTRTSTSIAVLLGLAASPFSAFAATEKQCPPGLEADSPTVPLSLEQTDINSGALSFDEINDHGELLFVTKFNTCDGRGRPETTGGGAKRAIPTFDDEGRAVGANIVAKTRSSAPDSDACAGCHAQPEPGGAGDFVANVFVLAQTLDPLTQDIDATHANDRNTLAMHGSGPIEMLAREMTVELQAAAAGLPDGVHTISSKGVDFQIEISGGAVVATDGGIDHDLIIKPFHQAGKVISLREFSTNAMNHHHGMQAEERFDLNPAKGFDPDYDNDGYERELTIGDQTAISIWQAQLSTPVQVKPRGKAARKQVRKGEKIFDDVGCTSCHVPEMALSSRDFVEPNPFNPPGTCAGAADGCPDYSFDMTKDGDKPRLKKGRNGTAIIRAYTDMKRHNLCDDPGPGAIRWFCNEELAQGRPDDAFEGKPGTEYFLTRKLWDVGNTDPYGHRGDVTTITEAILLHGGEGRASRDAFEASSVDDQKAVVAFLKTLQIVPQGDDDEDDD